A single window of Sphaerodactylus townsendi isolate TG3544 linkage group LG03, MPM_Stown_v2.3, whole genome shotgun sequence DNA harbors:
- the LOC125427939 gene encoding uncharacterized protein LOC125427939, which produces MRPLRYPGEWRLGLNPPHASPWYTSEAPLGKEPQLSLDEFLAHPIMKALIGLQPFKTEEKRDSMGGEQPARALIRRAARGAAGWAELRGRAAGAGRGQAGEAAPPGRADARGGGRLGRRAGGLRRGRHDGAAAEDRRRAEHHGHGHQLDVPDAALPGGAQRHRRLPVRHLREQHPLKMPATDADATDAGETSGENYTGTQPYSPEIP; this is translated from the exons ATGCGCCCACTCCGTTACCCAGGCGAGTGGCGCCTGGGTCTCAATCCCCCTCATGCCTCCCCatggtacacctctgaag CCCCATTGGGGAAAGAACCCCAACTAAGTCTGGATGAATTCCTTGCCCACCCTATCATGAAGGCTCTGATTGGATTGCAACCTTTTAAAACGGAAGAGAAAAGAGACAGTATG GGCGGCGAGCAGCCCGCCCGGGCGCTTATAAGGCGGGCGGCGAGGGGCGCCGCTGGGTGGGCTGAGCTGCGCGGCCGAGCGGCGGGGGCCGGACGGGGCCAGGCCGGGGAAGCGGCGCCTCCCGGGCGGGCCGATGCGCGGGGCGGAGGGCGGCTTGGCCGGCGGGCCGGGGGCCTGAGGCGGGGGCGCCATGACGGTGCCGCTGCTGAAGATCGGCGCCGTGCTGAGCACCATGGCCATGGTCACCAACTGGATGTCCCAGACGCTGCCCTCCCTGGTGGGGCTCAACGGCACCGCCGTCTCCCAGTCCGGCACCTCCGAGAGCAGC atcctctgaagatgccagccacggatgcagatgccacagatgcaggcgaaacatcaggagaaaattatactgggacacagccatacagcccggaaatcccataA